The Pedobacter ginsengisoli region TACCGGGTAATTAATATACCCCACTCAATAAAAAAAGCGTCTTGAAATATATCAGGACGCTTTTTTTATTCATCAAAACAAAAAGTAAAGTGGTTCTAACCTTTATTTTTTGTCTCTTGAATTTCCAAACGAATAGTTTGAGCTAAGTTCTTAAGATCTTGCATACCTTTACGTACACGTGTACCTGCAGCACTGTTCGCCTTGTTGTAGAATTTGTCGGCATCAGCTTCTAAAGCTGCTACAAGCTCTTTTACTTCATTAAATTTTTTCATCGTTAATTTACTCCTTTTAGGTTTTTAAGGTTTTGATTAATACTCTATTACTAAAGTAAGATGTTTATTTTATAAAAAAAACTTTTGGATTAATAAAAAAGTGCCTAAAACCTTGTTTTTTTCCACATTCCATGGGGTTATGCACAATTAAATCTACTTTAAATTAAACCATAAGACTGAAAATCAAGCGATTACAAAATAACTTAACACAAAAAAGTCCCTCTAATATGCTTAGAGGGGCTTTTTACTAAAATGACTGTTATGCTATAGAGAATTGATTCTCTTTATAGTATCCGCTTTTCAATTTATCCGAAACTTCACTAAAGGCATCTAAGGTGCGCTGTACATCTTCCATTGTATGAACAGCAGTTGGTATCAACCTTAACTCAATTAGTCCCTTAGGAATAACAGGATACACTACAATTGAACAGAATATTCCGTAGTTCTCACGGAGGTCCATTGTAAGTGCCGTAGCTTCCAGCAGCTCACCTTTTAAGAACACAGGGGTAACCATTGTGTTTGTTACGCCTAAATCAAATCCACGGTCTCTAAGGCCTTTCTGTAATGTAGTAGCTACATTCCATAATTTCTCTCTAAGCTCAGGATTGTTCTTTAACAGCTCTAATCTTTTTAACAAACCAATAACCATAGGCATTGGTAATGCTTTGGCAAAAGTTTGAGAACGCATATTGTAACGGAAAAAATTAGTCATTTCTTCGGTAGAGGCTACAAATGCACCAATACCAGCCATAGATTTGGCAAAAGTACCGAAGTAAACATCTACCCCGTCAATACAGTTTTGCTCTTCGTGGGTACCTGCACCGGTAGGCCCCATAGTACCAAAACCATGAGCATCATCAATCAATAAGCGGAAGTTAAACTCCTTTTTAAGGTCAACAAGTTCTTTTAATTTCCCTTGTGCACCCGACATACCAAAAACACCTTCGGTAATTACCAATATACCACCACCACTTTGCTCAACAAGTTTAGTTGCTCTTTCAAGTTGCTTGCGTGCGCTCTCAATATCGTTATGCTTATACACAAAACGTTTACCCATATGCAAACGCAATCCGTCTATAATACA contains the following coding sequences:
- a CDS encoding aminotransferase class I/II-fold pyridoxal phosphate-dependent enzyme — encoded protein: MDIFEKIAKHMGPIGQHHKWSHGYFSFPKLEGDIAPHMNFRGKEHLVWSLNNYLGLANHPEVREADLKGASDFGMAYPMGARMMSGNSKYHEQLEQQLAAFVGKPDAFLLNYGYQGMVSIIDSLVDRNDVIVYDAESHACIIDGLRLHMGKRFVYKHNDIESARKQLERATKLVEQSGGGILVITEGVFGMSGAQGKLKELVDLKKEFNFRLLIDDAHGFGTMGPTGAGTHEEQNCIDGVDVYFGTFAKSMAGIGAFVASTEEMTNFFRYNMRSQTFAKALPMPMVIGLLKRLELLKNNPELREKLWNVATTLQKGLRDRGFDLGVTNTMVTPVFLKGELLEATALTMDLRENYGIFCSIVVYPVIPKGLIELRLIPTAVHTMEDVQRTLDAFSEVSDKLKSGYYKENQFSIA